GCGAGATGCTTGGCATCGACTTTGTTTTCAATGGAGACAAATTTGCTGTCCACCAGCAGCAGGCCACCGGGCCGTATGATGCCTGAAAAGGTATTGTAGCTTTCCTGGGTCAGGCTCACCAGGATATTGGGCTGCACCACCTTGGGAAAAAAGATCTCCGAATCGGAAATCAGCACATCACTTCTTGTGGCGCCCCCCCGGGCCGCAGCACCGTAACTCTGGGACTGGGTGGCGTTTTTGCCTTCAAATATCACCGCTGCTTTGGCCAGGATGATGGCCGCTGTGATCACTCCCTGGCCTCCGGACCCTGAAAAAACCAGTCTTGAACGTTCCATTATGCGTTTCCTTTCATTGCGGTCTCGATGATGTTGTCATAGGCCTCACAGTATTCGGCTTTTTGGGTGTCTTCCACAAAAATGCCCCGCTGGATCAGTTCCGGGTTGGTTTCCAGTTTCTTGGACCCAATTTTGACAGTATTGTTTTTGTAAGATTCCATCATCTGGACTGCATCCCCTTCTTTGTTTTTCCGTCCGAAATAGGTGGGGCACTGGGTCAGGATTTCCACCACGGAAAATCCTTTGTGGGCGATGGCTTTTTTCAGCAAATCCTTGCATTCGGTGGCATGGAACACCGTGGATCGGGCCACAAAACTGGCGCCGGCGCTTTTTGCCAGTTCCACCACGTCAAACTGGTTGTCAATGGAAGAATACGGGGCAGTAGTGGCTTTTTTGCCAAGCCCGGACAACGGGGAAAACTGTCCCCCGGTCATGCCGTAAATCCGGTTGTTCATGACAATGGCCGTGATATCGATATTACGTCTGGCTGCATGGATGAAGTGATTGCCGCCGATGGCCAGGGCATCCCCGTCTCCCATGGGAACGATGGCGGTGATGCCGGGTTTGGCCAGCTTGACACCCGTGGCAAAGGTCAAAGCCCGGCCGTGGATGGTGTGCAGAGAATGAAAATCCACATATCCGGAGATCCGGGAGGAACACCCGATGCCGGAAGTCATGACGATTTCGTTTTTATCCAGACCCAGTTCATGAACCGCCCGCAGCAAAGACCCCAGCACAATACCGTGGCCGCAGCCCGGACACCAGATATGGGGGAAAAACCGGCTTCGGATATAATATTTAAAATCAAATTCTTTTGTGGTCATGTTACACCCCCTTTCCCTGGATCATTCGCAGGATGGTTTTGATGTCCGTGGGTGAGATCAGCTGGCCGTCGATGCGGTTGGCCAGAAATACATTGTTGGGATTGTCCACCGCGTTTTTAACCTGGGTGATCACCTGGCCCATGTTCATTTCCACCACCAGCACTGCTTTGGCATTGGCACATTTCTCCCGGACCATGTCTGCGGGAAACGGCCACAGGGTCTGGAGTTCCAGGACCCCGATCTTCACGCCTCTGGCCCGGCGGTTTTTGGCGATGTGAATGGCGGACCGGGCCGATGACCCATAGGACACCAGGATATAGTCGGCATCGTCCAGCCAGTATTCCTTGTACATGGTCATACTGTCGACGTTGTTTTCAATTTTGTCCACCAGATGGCGCAGCAGTTCGCTCACCACTTTGGGGTTGTTGCTGGGAAATCCCCACATGTCATGGAAAAGGCCGGTGACATTGTACCGGTGCTCGGCACCGAAATCCGACATGGGCAACCGCCCGTCCTCCCGGGGCAGATATGGATGGTAATCCACGCCTTTGGAAACCGATGTCCGCAGCCGGCTTACCACCGGAATCTCATCAACTTCCGGAAGCGTGAGTTTTTCCCGCATGTGACCCACCACTTCATCCAGAAGGATAATAACCGGTGTCCGGTAGGTCTCGGCCAGGTTGAACGCTTCCACTGTAATTTTGAACACATCCTGGTTGTTGGATGCGGTCAGGGCGATGATGGCATGATCCCCGTGGGTCCCCCACCTGGCCTGATTGACATCTCCCTGGCTGACATGGGTGGGATTGCCTGTGGAAGGCCCGCCCCGCTGGACATTGGTAATAACGCAGGGGATTTCAGCCATGCAGGCATATCCCAGGGCTTCCTGTTTGAGCGAAAACCCGGGTCCGGAAGTGGCGGTCATCACTTTTTTTCCGGTGAGAGAAGCCCCGAGAATGGCACCCATGGAAGCGATTTCATCTTCCATCTGGATGAATTTTCCGCCCTGCCGGGGAAGACGTTCCGACAAATGCTCCGCAATTTCCGTGGACGGGGTGATGGGGTATCCTGCGAAAAAATTGAGGCCCGCGTACAAGGCCCCTTCCACACAGGCTTCATTCCCCTGGACAAATCTGATGTTATCGTTTTGAGTCATTTTCCCCTTCCTGAATTTCTTGTATTTGTATTGCCAGATCAGGGCAACGAAGTTCACACAATTTGCAGGCGATGCAATCTTCGGGTCGGACCGCCCGGGCTTTGCCGCTTTTGTCCAGTTCCAGTACCTGTTTGGGACAGAAGTGAACACAGATACCGCACCCTTTGCACCAGTGGGTATCAATTACATGGATGACTGATTTGCCTTTTGCCATAATATCCTCATTTGTAAGTGATGCATATCCAAACATTCAAGGGCTTCATAAAGTGATTTGGATGGGATTGTCAAGGATTACTCAAAAATTAAAAAACAAAACCGATTATGGGAAAAATTTTAAAAAAAATCAAGGATAAAACATTCTATGATCCTGAAACTTCACATAATTTTTTAATTTTTGAAATGGTTGGACCAATTGAACATCATTGGGACAGCCAGACCCTTTCTTGTTCTCAGATTTTCAGGCGGGTCCTGTTTTGTCAAAAAACGTGAATCCGGTTTGTACAAAAAACAAAAGCCATGATATAAGTGATGGATCATGACACAGACAGATACGCCCCAGATCAGTGTGATTATTCCCAGTTTCAACCGGGCATGGACCCTGGCCCACGCCATTGATTCGGTGCTGGCCCAGACTGTTGCACCCAAAGAGATCATTGTGGTGGATGACGGTTCCACCGATCACACCCCGGAGGTGCTGGCCGCGTATGGAAACCGCCTCTGGATACTGAATCAGCCCAATCAAGGGGTGAGCAGTGCCCGGAATCTGGGTATCGGTCACAGTACCGGCGAATTTGTGGCGTTACTGGATTCCGATGATCAATGGAAACCGGAAAAACTGGCATGCCAGGCCGCTTTTTTTCAAGCCCATCCCGAAGCCATGATCTGTCAGACCGAAGAACTCTGGGTCCGCAACGGGGTCCGGGTGAATCCCAGAAAAAAACACAAAAAACCCTCGGGCCTGATTTTTGAACCGTCTCTTCACCTGTGCCTGGTCAGCCCGTCCGCGGTGATGATCAGAAAAACACTGTTTGAACGCAAAGGGATGTTCAGGCAGGATTTTCCTGTGTGCGAGGACTATGATTTCTGGCTGCGGGTGAGTATGGATACCCCGATTCATCTTATTGACGCGGCTTTGACCGTCAAGTTCGGCGGACATGCGGATCAGCTTTCCAGGCGGCATTCCCAGGATCGGTTTCGCATTGAAGCGATCCTGTGTCTGGTCCGATCCGGATCATTGTCCCATGATCAGCAAAAAGCGGCAAAGTCCGTGCTCAAAGAAAAATGCCGGATTTACGGCAATGGCTGTGCCAGGCGGGGAAAACAAGAGGAAGCACAGACGTATCTGGCACTTTACCATGAACTGGAAAAAGGAGATGTCAAATGAACGACGCACAGCCTGACTTTACGGATCTGTCCAGGCAGGACAAGGGCCGGTTGATGATGGATATGGTGTTTCGCATGATCATGCATTACGGATTCTGGTTTGCTGAAGTCCGGCACCAGATGGGGATGGATGCGGCATTAGATATGATGGATGCCGTGGTGCCCAGGGGCACGGATATTACCATGAAACGCATGGCCGATATTCTGGATTTTGAATTAAAAGACGGGTTGCCCGAAGCGGTGGCGGACATGGATGAAGACCGGTTGAATGAACTGCTCAAAGGGCTGGCCAAAAACTGGCTGGTCATGGACGGCGTCTGGTTCCAGGCCGTGGAAAAAACCCGGGGCATGAATGATGCCAAACGGTGTAATGATTCCTGCTGGGGCATGTTTTCACCCTATGAAGCCCATGCCATTAAACGGTTTTTAAATCTGGGGGACAGACCGGGACTGGAAGGCCTTAAAAAAGCCCTGAATTTCAGGATGTATTCTTTCATCAATACACAATCAATTGTTGACGAAAGTCCTAAAAGTTTTGTATTTCAGATGAATGAATGCCGGGTTCAGGCAGCCAGAAAACGTAAAAATTTGCCGGACTATCCGTGCAAATCTGCCGGATTGGTTGAATACACCTATTTTGCATCGGCATTTGATCCGAATATCAAAACAACCTGTATCGGATGTCCCCCGGATGCCCATCCGGAGGAATGGTTTTGTGCATGGCGGTTCAGCGTGGAATAGTCCGCCGTCAAAAATAGCCAATGAATGAACCAAAGGAACATGGAAGGACTTTTATTTATGGGAACCACAGCAGATAATATTCAGACCCTGAAGTGCAAAGAGCAGGAAATTTTGAAAATGGGGGGAGACGCTGCGTTGGAAAAGCGGCGGGAACAGGGCCGGCTCAATGCCAGGGAACGGCTGGATTATTTGTTTGACAAAGGCACGTTCCGGGAACTGGATATGTTTGTCACCCACCGGTGTACCAATTTCGGTATGGAAAAAAAACAAATCCCCGCGGACGGGGTGGTGACCGGCCATGGTAAAGTGGGCGGCCGGATTGTGTTTGCCTATGCCCAGGATTTCACGGCCCGGGCCGGGTCCTTAGGCGAGATGCAGGCCAAAAAGATCTGCAAGATCATGGATATGGCATTGAAAGCCGGGGCCCCGGTCATCGGCATGAACGACTCAGGGGGTGCCAGAATTCAGGAAGGCATTGATGCGTTGTCCGGATACGGGGAGATATTTTTCAGAAATTCCGCGTGCTCCGGAGTGATTCCTCAGATCTCCGCCATCATGGGGCCAACCGCCGGCGGGGCTGTGTATTCCCCGGCCATGACCGATTTCGTGTTCATGGTGAAGAAAAGCAGCTATATGTTTATCACCGGTCCCAACGTGATCAAGGCGGTCACTGGTGAAAATATCTCCTTTGAAGACCTGGGCGGTGCCATGACCCACAACGAAAAATCCGGCGTGGCCCAGTTTGCCTGTGAATCCGATGAAGACTGCATTGCGCAGATCAAAACCCTGTTGTCCTATCTGCCGGCCAACAATATGGAAGATCCGCCTTTTATCCCGCCCAAAGATGATCCCGCCCGCACGGACCCGGCCCTGGACACCTTGATTCCGGACCGCCCCAACCGGGCGTATGACATGAAAAACGTGATTAAATCCATTGTGGATGACGGGGTGTTTTTTGAACCGCATCAGTATTATGCCAAAAATATCCTGGTGTGTTTTGCCCGGCTCAACGGCCGGTCCATCGGTATTATCGCCAATCAGCCCAGTCATCTGGCCGGGTGTCTGGATATCAATGCGTCGGACAAGGCCACCCGGTTCATCCGGTTCTGTGACGCCTTTAACATCCCCATGCTCACCATTGCGGACGTGCCCGGGTATCTGCCCGGCTCCAAGCAGGAATGGGGCGGCATCATCCGCCATGGGGCCAAGCTGCTGTGGTGTTATTCCGAGGCCACAGTACCCAAACTGCTGCTGATTACCCGCAAGGATTACGGGGGATCGTATCTGGCCATGTGCTCCAAACACCTGGGCGCGGACATGGCATTTGCCTGGCCCAGTGCGGAGATCGCGGTCATGGGAGCGGAAGGGGCCGCCAACATCATCCATGCCAAAGAGATCAAGGCGGCGGATGATCCGGTGGCCAAACGAAAGGAAAAAATCGCGGAATACAATGAGCGGTTTTCCAATCCCTATTGTGCGGCAGCCAGAGGATATGTGGACGCGGTGATCACACCTTCTCAAACCCGGCCCCGGCTCATTGATGCGCTGGAAGCGCTGGCCAGCAAACGGGAAATGCGTCCGGCCAAAAAACACGGGAACATTCCGGTATGATAAAAGGAGAGATCATGGACCGCAAAAAAAAAGTGGCTGCCATGGCAGCGGTCATTGCCCACATCAAAACCGATGAAGACAGACAGTCGTGCCGGGAAAATAGCGGTGCCCCTTTTCCGGAAGGGCCGGTATCGGTAAAAACGTTTTCAAATGCTCCCAACCTCTGGGGTCTGACCGGACGGCAGGCCATGATGCAGGCCAACACCATGATGCAGCTGCGCATGTTTAAATAAACTCAATTTTTGGAGAAAATAGTTATGACGGAACACACTCAGCTTGAAACGACTCAGATGAATTATGGCAATGACCGTCCCCCGGCGAAAAATCCGTTAAAGGTGGAAGATCTTTCCCTGCGGGATGGTCACCAGTCTTTATTTGCCACCCGAGGCAGAACTGAAGACATGATTCCGGTGGCTGAACGGATGGATGATATCGGGTTCTGGGCCGTGGAGGTCTGGGGCGGCGCCACCTTTGACACCATGCACCGGTTTTTAGGGGAAGATCCCTGGGAGCGGCTGCGGACGCTGAAGCGGTATTTTAAAAAAACCCCGTTGTCCATGCTGCTCAGAGGGCAGAACCTGGTGGGGTACCGGAATTATGCCGATGATGTGGCCAAATTGTTTGTGAAAAAAACCGTGGACAACGGGTTGGAAATTTTCAGAACGTTTGATGCACTCAATGATTACAGGAATTTTGAAAGTGTGGTGCCGGTAATCAAGGAATGCGGGGCCCATTTCCAGGGATGTATCTGCTATACTTTGACCGAGCCCCGTTTGGGCGGCGAGGTCTACAACCTGGATTATTATATTAAAAAAGCCAAAGACCTGGAAGCGATGGGGGCAGACTCCATCTGTATCAAGGATATGGCCGGACTGATGGCACCCTACGATGCCTATCAGCTGGTAAAGGCGTTGAAAGCCAATGTCAAACCATTGATTCACCTGCACAGTCATTTCACCTCGGGCATGTCTCCCATGACCCATCTCAAAGCAGTGGAGGCCGGGGTGGATATCGTGGATACCTGTGTGACACCCTATGCGTATCGGACTTCCCATGCGGCCCTGGAACCGCTGGTCATGGCGCTACTGGGCACCAACCGGGATACCGGATTCGATATCAAGGCCCTGGCCGATATCAACGAGATCCTGGAAAAAGAGGTGATGCCCAAATACAAACATCTGCTGGATGACACCAAGGTGTCTTTGATCGACATCAACGTGCTGCTGCACCAGACACCCGGCGGGATGCTGTCCAATCTGGTGAACCAGCTGCGGGAGATGGATTCTTTGGATAAGATCGGCCAGGTGTACAAAGAACTGCCCCGGGTGAGAAAAGAACTGGGTCAGATTCCTTTGGTGACGCCCACCAGTCAGATTGTGGGCACCCAGACCGTGAACAATGTGCTGTTTGACACCAAAGAAGAGCGGTACAAGATGATCTCCGGCCAGGTCAAGGATCTGTGTTACGGCCTGTATGGAAAGACATCGGTTCCCATTGATCCGGAAGTTCAGAAAAAAGCGCTGAAAGGATATCCCCGAGGAGAAGAACCCATTACCTGCCGGCCGGCCCAGGTGCTGGAGCCGGAGCTGGAAAAAGCAAAGCAGGAGATCAAGGATCTGGCCAAAAACGATGAAGACCTGCTGCTGTATGCGCTGTTTCCCGTTACCGGCAAAAAATTCCTCAAGCAGAAATACGGGCTGGAAGAAATGTCGGATGTCCTTAAACCCGTTTCATTGGAGGATGTGAAAAAACAGGATGCTTTGATTAAAAAAGCAAAGGCCGGGGAGCTGATGGAAAAACCCTGTTTTGAAAAAACTGAAAATACCCGGATGTTCAACGTGTTTGTGGATGGCGAGTGTTTTGAGGTCGGAGTGGAAGAACAGGGGGGAGAACCGAGCATTTCCCATGTGGCACCGGCAGCCGGGACTTTACCCACCTCCCGGACTTCAGCACCCGAGGCCTCTCCGGCGGCACCCGAAGCACCGGTACAAGTCAAACCCGAACCAGGGCCTGTAAAACAGGATGCGGAAAAAACAGGTTCAGCCTCTGATACCGGCACCCCGGTGACAGCGCCCATGCCCGGCATGGTGATCCGGCATGAAAAACAGGTGGGAGATGCCGTGGAAGAAGGAGAAACCGTGGTGGTCATCGAGGCCATGAAAATGGAAAATGCCCTGCCGGCCCCAAAAACCGGGACTGTTTCCGCCATTCATTTTGACACGGGCGATGCCGTGGCCAAAGGAGACGTGCTGGCAGTGATCGACTGATCATTGATTGACAAAGGCAGGGGGCTGATTACTATGATTGACTGAAGCCGTCAGACAATCATAAGGAGATAAAAAATAATGGCATTTGAAACAAAAGAAGAACTGCTGGACAGATATATCCAGATGGACAAACCCGTGTGCCCCCATTGCAAAAAAGAAATGGTCCTGTGGGAAGTGCCGCCCATCAATTTTTCCGATGGGCTCGGATGGGGAACCCCCTACCTGTTTGTGTGTTTCAATGATGACTGTCCGTCTTACCGAAAGGGGTGGGATCATCTTAAAGACACCATGGAAGCCCCTGCGTCTTACCGGTGCATCAATGAGCCGGGTCAGAAGAATTTCGAATACATGCCCGTGTTCAGCCCGGTGGGGGGCACCGGAAGTAAGTTGGATGACGAAGCGGTGATTCGTCAGAATGAACTCAAGGAGAAAACCAAACAGGCGTTTTCCATTCTCACGGATTATTATATGTCAAAGGACTGGGACGAGATTTTAAAAATGCTGCTGGATCCGGTGATTCCCAACCGGGCACGGCTTAAAGCCGCTGAAATGGTGGGAGAACTGGGCGGTGTGGAAGCCATCGAGCCTCTGATCAACCATAAGTTCCCCACCCCGGTGCTGGAAACCGGTGTGAAGGCTGCTATTGACCAGCTTCATGAACGCCATTTTACAAGAGAATGTCCTTTTTGCGCGGAAATCATTAAAAAAAGGGCCAAAATCTGCAAGCACTGCAACCGGGAACTGTCATAAAATCAACGATTGATTTTTTCCATGTTAAAGGAGCGGTAGATGATCATCTCCCGCTCCTTTCTGTTTTCATCCAACGGTTCAAACACAAGGTCCGGCAGTTTTTTTTCCAACTGTTTCCGGGACGGCACAGCTGCCAGCCCCTTGCCGATGGTTTTGCCCGACCGCGTGTCCATGACCACGGCATCTTTGGCATCCGTGGACACGGCAAAGGGAATCTGATAGTTTCTGACCAGCCGGGCCCCGGCCAGAATTTCTCTTTCATATGAGCCGATGGAACCGGCCACACAGGTCACGGCCATGACGGCCCGATCTTGGACACAGACCACCAGATCAATGCAAGAGATATAATCTTCCCCTTTGAACTGAACAGTCAATGGTTCGTTCACGTGAATTTCCTGTTTTTTGTACCCATTGGTTTCCACCAGAAATTTTTCAAAATTCTGCCGGCTGATTTCAGGCCCGACCAGGTTGATCTCATTTCCGGTGATATAATCTGTAATCAGTTGTGTTAAGGTCATGAGAGGTCCTTTGGCGGTTTTAAAGCCGTTTCAAAACCGGACAGGTCCAGACGCGAGGTGCGTCGCTCCACAGGCCTTCCAGATCATAGAATGCTTTGGCTTTGGTTTCAAATATATGGATGATGCGGCTGCCGTAATCCAGCAGAGCCCATTCCCCTTCCTTGATTCCTTCAGTGCCCAAAGACAGGATATTTTTTGCCTTCAGTCCGGTGACGATGTGTTCGGCCAGAGACGTCACCTGACGGTGGGAACCGGCTTCGACTATGATCAGCGTGTCGGTATATGAGGTTAAAGAACGGACATCAATGGCAGTGACCGAGCGGGGTTTCCGGCTGAAAACAGCACTCAGGTAGGGTGTCAGCTCTTCTGAAGGATCTGTCATAAGTATAAATTCCTTTCATTGATAATTTTTTCCACCGGTGGCGGAACCAGTCCTTTGATGGAAAGGTGCTGTTTCACCCGGTTGCGTATCAAAGTGGAGGATATGTCAATTCGGGGGACAGGACAAATGCGGACCGGCTGCAGTCTGTCATGTACGAATTGCCGTTCCTCCTGATGCCATGTGTACCCTTTTGCGATATGTTCGTCAAGAAAGGATCGGATATCCGGGTCTGGGCCGGTGCCCTGTCTGGGCATGACAACGATGGCAACCGCGGCAAAAATATCTTTTTGCCTTTTCCAGGTCGGCGTGTCAAAAAACGCATCTGAGCCCATGAGCAGATAAAACTGATGCGATTCACCATAGTGCCGCTTAAACGCGTGAACCGTGTCGATGGTAAAGGATGGCCCTTTGCGATTGATTTCAATATCAGACGGTTTCAGCCCTTTTTTGTGTGCCAGGCTTTTGACCACCATGTCATAACGGTCTTTTGCCGGTGCCAGATCGACTCCGGGTTTATGGGGCGGGGTGGCGGAAGGAAAAAAAAAGATGGTGTCCAGTGCCAGGCATTGTTTCACATGTTCGGCAATCCGGATATGTGCCATATGAAGCGGGTTGAACGTGCCGCCAAAAAGCCCGGCTTTCATTGAATCACTCTTTTTGAAGGCGGGATGCCAGCAATTGGATCAGCTTGTCAACCCCCTGCCCGGTGGCGGCTGAAATGGTGTGGACCTCAAAATCCGGTACTGCCCGGCAGAAACTGGCCACCCGGTGATCGGTCCCGGCCAGATCGATTTTGTTCAGCACGATGATTCTGGCTTTGTCTGCCAGAGTCCGGCTGTAAAGAGTGAGCTCCTGGTTGACGACGGTGAAATCCGCCAAGGGTTCCTGGGGATCGATGGCACCGGCATCGATCAGATGAATCAGAATGCCGGTCCGTTCAATGTGTTTGAGAAATTTGATCCCCAGTCCGGTTCCCTGGTGGGCACCTTTGATGAGCCCCGGGATGTCGGCAACGGCAAACGGTTCGCCAAAAGGCGGTGTGACCATGCCCAGGGTCGGGGTCAGGGTGGTGAACGGGTATGCCCCGATTTTAGGCCGGGCTGCGGACATGGCGGCAATAAGCGTGGACTTTCCGGCATTGGGAAGTCCCACAATGCCCACGTCCGCCAAAAGCTTCAGTTCAAGCTTGAGTTTGCGTTCAACACCCGGAAGTCCGGGTTGAGAATATCTGGGAGCCCGGTTGGTGGATGTGGCAAACCGTTTGTTGCCGCGGCCGCCTTTCCCGCCTTCAGCGATGATGTATTCATCCCCTTGCCGGGTAAGATCCACAATGGTTTGATCCGTCTCTGCATCCCGGATCAGGGTACCTGCCGGCAGGTTGATATAGCAGTGGTTCCCGTTTTTGCCATGCTTCTGGCGGCCCATTCCCGGAGCGCCGTTTTGAGCCCGGTGCATCTTCTGGCGGTGAAGGTCATACAGGGTCCGTTTACCCGGATCCACTTTTAATATGACATGGCCACCGTCGCCGCCGTCACCGCCGTCCGGTCCGCCCCGCTCGATGAACCGCTCTCGTCTGAAAGAGGTGCATCCAGGCCCCCCGTCACCGGATTGAATGGTGATAACTGCCTCATCAACAAATTTCACGCGGCATAAACACTGACTTTTTTACGGTCACGGCCTTTTCTTTCAAAGGTCACCACGCCGTCGATCATGGCAAACAGGGTAAAGTCCTTGCCCATACCCACATTGCTTCCCGGATGGATTTTGGTACCCACCTGCCGGACAATGATGTTGCCGGCTGAAACTGCCTGTCCGCCGAATTTTTTCACGCCCCGGCGCTGCGCATTTGAATCCCGGCCGTTTTTTGAACTACCGGCTGCTTTTTTATGTGACATGTGTCAATCCCCTTTTTGTGTTTTGCTTAAACGGATATGGACGCAATTTTAATCTGGGTGTAATGCTGCCGGTGGCCCTGCATTTTTCTGTACCCTTTACGCCGTTTGTATTTGAAAACCAGCTGTTTTCTGTCCCGGCCCTGTTCCACGACATGGGCCCGGACCACTGCATTTTCCACCACGGGATTGCCCGGGGTGATGGTTTCTCCGTCTGAGTACAGGAGCACATCGTTGAATTCAATTTCCGAACCTTCGGTTCCCGCCAGTTTTTCAACCTTCAGGATCTGGTTCTCCTGAACCTTGTATTGCTTACCGCCGGTTCTGATCACTGCGTACATGGTTAAACTCTCCTTATCAAATCAATGCTTCTTGCCACGTTTTATCGATTTTCATAATCCTGTTAAAAAACTCTTAATATTATAAATTTTGAAATTGTTTGTCAATCTAAAAATGAAACAGGACCGGGAATCCGACAACGATCTCATCTTAAGAAAATAACACTTGCAAAATCACAATGTCAAAGATAAAAAAAAACATGCTTCAA
Above is a window of Desulfotignum balticum DSM 7044 DNA encoding:
- a CDS encoding 2-oxoacid:acceptor oxidoreductase family protein, yielding MERSRLVFSGSGGQGVITAAIILAKAAVIFEGKNATQSQSYGAAARGGATRSDVLISDSEIFFPKVVQPNILVSLTQESYNTFSGIIRPGGLLLVDSKFVSIENKVDAKHLALPMYDTVMEKIGKPIVFNICMLGALLGATRLVRGESILKVLETTIPKDFMEMNKTALDLGIHMGESAVN
- a CDS encoding 2-oxoacid:ferredoxin oxidoreductase subunit beta — its product is MTTKEFDFKYYIRSRFFPHIWCPGCGHGIVLGSLLRAVHELGLDKNEIVMTSGIGCSSRISGYVDFHSLHTIHGRALTFATGVKLAKPGITAIVPMGDGDALAIGGNHFIHAARRNIDITAIVMNNRIYGMTGGQFSPLSGLGKKATTAPYSSIDNQFDVVELAKSAGASFVARSTVFHATECKDLLKKAIAHKGFSVVEILTQCPTYFGRKNKEGDAVQMMESYKNNTVKIGSKKLETNPELIQRGIFVEDTQKAEYCEAYDNIIETAMKGNA
- a CDS encoding 2-oxoacid:acceptor oxidoreductase subunit alpha, which encodes MTQNDNIRFVQGNEACVEGALYAGLNFFAGYPITPSTEIAEHLSERLPRQGGKFIQMEDEIASMGAILGASLTGKKVMTATSGPGFSLKQEALGYACMAEIPCVITNVQRGGPSTGNPTHVSQGDVNQARWGTHGDHAIIALTASNNQDVFKITVEAFNLAETYRTPVIILLDEVVGHMREKLTLPEVDEIPVVSRLRTSVSKGVDYHPYLPREDGRLPMSDFGAEHRYNVTGLFHDMWGFPSNNPKVVSELLRHLVDKIENNVDSMTMYKEYWLDDADYILVSYGSSARSAIHIAKNRRARGVKIGVLELQTLWPFPADMVREKCANAKAVLVVEMNMGQVITQVKNAVDNPNNVFLANRIDGQLISPTDIKTILRMIQGKGV
- a CDS encoding 4Fe-4S dicluster domain-containing protein, encoding MAKGKSVIHVIDTHWCKGCGICVHFCPKQVLELDKSGKARAVRPEDCIACKLCELRCPDLAIQIQEIQEGENDSKR
- a CDS encoding glycosyltransferase family 2 protein; this translates as MTQTDTPQISVIIPSFNRAWTLAHAIDSVLAQTVAPKEIIVVDDGSTDHTPEVLAAYGNRLWILNQPNQGVSSARNLGIGHSTGEFVALLDSDDQWKPEKLACQAAFFQAHPEAMICQTEELWVRNGVRVNPRKKHKKPSGLIFEPSLHLCLVSPSAVMIRKTLFERKGMFRQDFPVCEDYDFWLRVSMDTPIHLIDAALTVKFGGHADQLSRRHSQDRFRIEAILCLVRSGSLSHDQQKAAKSVLKEKCRIYGNGCARRGKQEEAQTYLALYHELEKGDVK
- a CDS encoding DUF6125 family protein, with translation MNDAQPDFTDLSRQDKGRLMMDMVFRMIMHYGFWFAEVRHQMGMDAALDMMDAVVPRGTDITMKRMADILDFELKDGLPEAVADMDEDRLNELLKGLAKNWLVMDGVWFQAVEKTRGMNDAKRCNDSCWGMFSPYEAHAIKRFLNLGDRPGLEGLKKALNFRMYSFINTQSIVDESPKSFVFQMNECRVQAARKRKNLPDYPCKSAGLVEYTYFASAFDPNIKTTCIGCPPDAHPEEWFCAWRFSVE
- a CDS encoding acyl-CoA carboxylase subunit beta gives rise to the protein MGTTADNIQTLKCKEQEILKMGGDAALEKRREQGRLNARERLDYLFDKGTFRELDMFVTHRCTNFGMEKKQIPADGVVTGHGKVGGRIVFAYAQDFTARAGSLGEMQAKKICKIMDMALKAGAPVIGMNDSGGARIQEGIDALSGYGEIFFRNSACSGVIPQISAIMGPTAGGAVYSPAMTDFVFMVKKSSYMFITGPNVIKAVTGENISFEDLGGAMTHNEKSGVAQFACESDEDCIAQIKTLLSYLPANNMEDPPFIPPKDDPARTDPALDTLIPDRPNRAYDMKNVIKSIVDDGVFFEPHQYYAKNILVCFARLNGRSIGIIANQPSHLAGCLDINASDKATRFIRFCDAFNIPMLTIADVPGYLPGSKQEWGGIIRHGAKLLWCYSEATVPKLLLITRKDYGGSYLAMCSKHLGADMAFAWPSAEIAVMGAEGAANIIHAKEIKAADDPVAKRKEKIAEYNERFSNPYCAAARGYVDAVITPSQTRPRLIDALEALASKREMRPAKKHGNIPV
- a CDS encoding pyruvate carboxylase subunit B, whose amino-acid sequence is MTEHTQLETTQMNYGNDRPPAKNPLKVEDLSLRDGHQSLFATRGRTEDMIPVAERMDDIGFWAVEVWGGATFDTMHRFLGEDPWERLRTLKRYFKKTPLSMLLRGQNLVGYRNYADDVAKLFVKKTVDNGLEIFRTFDALNDYRNFESVVPVIKECGAHFQGCICYTLTEPRLGGEVYNLDYYIKKAKDLEAMGADSICIKDMAGLMAPYDAYQLVKALKANVKPLIHLHSHFTSGMSPMTHLKAVEAGVDIVDTCVTPYAYRTSHAALEPLVMALLGTNRDTGFDIKALADINEILEKEVMPKYKHLLDDTKVSLIDINVLLHQTPGGMLSNLVNQLREMDSLDKIGQVYKELPRVRKELGQIPLVTPTSQIVGTQTVNNVLFDTKEERYKMISGQVKDLCYGLYGKTSVPIDPEVQKKALKGYPRGEEPITCRPAQVLEPELEKAKQEIKDLAKNDEDLLLYALFPVTGKKFLKQKYGLEEMSDVLKPVSLEDVKKQDALIKKAKAGELMEKPCFEKTENTRMFNVFVDGECFEVGVEEQGGEPSISHVAPAAGTLPTSRTSAPEASPAAPEAPVQVKPEPGPVKQDAEKTGSASDTGTPVTAPMPGMVIRHEKQVGDAVEEGETVVVIEAMKMENALPAPKTGTVSAIHFDTGDAVAKGDVLAVID
- a CDS encoding type I restriction enzyme HsdR N-terminal domain-containing protein yields the protein MTLTQLITDYITGNEINLVGPEISRQNFEKFLVETNGYKKQEIHVNEPLTVQFKGEDYISCIDLVVCVQDRAVMAVTCVAGSIGSYEREILAGARLVRNYQIPFAVSTDAKDAVVMDTRSGKTIGKGLAAVPSRKQLEKKLPDLVFEPLDENRKEREMIIYRSFNMEKINR
- the rsfS gene encoding ribosome silencing factor encodes the protein MTDPSEELTPYLSAVFSRKPRSVTAIDVRSLTSYTDTLIIVEAGSHRQVTSLAEHIVTGLKAKNILSLGTEGIKEGEWALLDYGSRIIHIFETKAKAFYDLEGLWSDAPRVWTCPVLKRL